One Homo sapiens chromosome 13, GRCh38.p14 Primary Assembly genomic window carries:
- the ZDHHC20 gene encoding palmitoyltransferase ZDHHC20 isoform X10: MDHHCPWVNNCVGFSNYKFFLLFLLYSLLYCLFVAATVLEYFIKFWTNELTDTRAKFHVLFLFFVSAMFFISVLSLFSYHCWLVGKNRTTIESFRAPTFSYGPDGNGFSLGCSKNWRQVFGDEKKYWLLPIFSSLGDGCSFPTRLVGMDPEQASVTNQNEYARSSGSNQPFPIKPLSESKNRLLDSESQWLENGAEEGIVKSGTNNHVTVAIEN; encoded by the exons ATGGATCATCACTGTCCTTG ggTGAATAACTGTGTGGGATTTTCTAATTACAAATTCTTCCTGCTGTTTTTATTGTATTCCCTATTATATTGCCTTTTCGTGGCTGCAACAGTTTTAGAGTACTTTATAAAATTTTGGACG aatGAACTGACAGATACACGTGCAAAATTCCAcgtactttttcttttctttgtgtctgCAATGTTCTTCATCAGCGTCCTCTCACTTTTCAGCTACCACTGCTGGCTAGTTGGAAAAAATAGAACAACAATAG AATCATTCCGCGCACCCACGTTTTCATACGGACCTGATGGAAATGGTTTCTCTCTTGGATGCAGTAAAAATTGGAGACAAGTCTTTGGTGATGAAAAGAAATATTGGCTACTTCCAATATtttcaag CTTGGGTGATGGTTGCAGTTTTCCAACTCGCCTTGTGGGGATGGATCCAGAACAAGCTTCTGTTACAAACCAGAATGAGTATGCCAGAAG TAGTGGCTCAAATCAACCTTTTCCTATCAAACCACTTAGTGAATCAAAAAACCGCTTGTTGGACAGTGAATCTCAGTGGCTGGAGAATGGAGCTGAAGAAGGCATCGTCAAATCAG GGACAAATAACCATGTAACAGTGGCAATAGAAAATTGA
- the LOC124903130 gene encoding nitric oxide synthase-like, protein MTSTPSACDLTLPDVTSTPSACDLTLPDVTSTPSACDLTLPDVTSTPSACDLTLPDVTSTPSACDLTLPDVTSTPSACDLTLPDVTSTPSACDLTLPDMTSTPSACDLTARRDLHP, encoded by the coding sequence ATGACCTCCACCCCTAGTGCCTGCGATCTGACTCTGCCCGACGTGACCTCCACCCCTAGTGCCTGCGATCTGACTCTGCCCGACGTGACCTCCACCCCTAGTGCCTGCGATCTGACTCTGCCCGACGTGACCTCCACCCCTAGTGCCTGTGATCTGACTCTGCCCGACGTGACCTCCACCCCTAGTGCCTGTGATCTGACTCTGCCCGACGTGACCTCCACCCCTAGTGCCTGCGATCTGACTCTGCCCGACGTGACCTCCACCCCTAGTGCCTGCGATCTGACTCTGCCCGACATGACCTCCACCCCTAGTGCCTGCGATCTGACTGCCCGACGTGACCTCCACCCCTAG
- the ZDHHC20 gene encoding palmitoyltransferase ZDHHC20 isoform X9 — translation MAIRKQHLSVLSTGFIKLVFRIILHKNWFLNICLYLHKLCRRKSTESCPKNELTDTRAKFHVLFLFFVSAMFFISVLSLFSYHCWLVGKNRTTIESFRAPTFSYGPDGNGFSLGCSKNWRQVFGDEKKYWLLPIFSSLGDGCSFPTRLVGMDPEQASVTNQNEYARSSGSNQPFPIKPLSESKNRLLDSESQWLENGAEEGIVKSGTNNHVTVAIEN, via the exons ATGGCCATTAGAAAGCAACATCTTAGTGTTCTTTCAACAGGATTTATAAAACTAGTGTTTAGGATAATTTTGCATAAAAATTGGTTTCTTAATATATGTCTCTATTTGCACAAGCTTTGCCGCAGGAAGTCTACAGAGAGTTGTCCAAAG aatGAACTGACAGATACACGTGCAAAATTCCAcgtactttttcttttctttgtgtctgCAATGTTCTTCATCAGCGTCCTCTCACTTTTCAGCTACCACTGCTGGCTAGTTGGAAAAAATAGAACAACAATAG AATCATTCCGCGCACCCACGTTTTCATACGGACCTGATGGAAATGGTTTCTCTCTTGGATGCAGTAAAAATTGGAGACAAGTCTTTGGTGATGAAAAGAAATATTGGCTACTTCCAATATtttcaag CTTGGGTGATGGTTGCAGTTTTCCAACTCGCCTTGTGGGGATGGATCCAGAACAAGCTTCTGTTACAAACCAGAATGAGTATGCCAGAAG TAGTGGCTCAAATCAACCTTTTCCTATCAAACCACTTAGTGAATCAAAAAACCGCTTGTTGGACAGTGAATCTCAGTGGCTGGAGAATGGAGCTGAAGAAGGCATCGTCAAATCAG GGACAAATAACCATGTAACAGTGGCAATAGAAAATTGA